One Pecten maximus chromosome 7, xPecMax1.1, whole genome shotgun sequence genomic window carries:
- the LOC117331202 gene encoding carbohydrate sulfotransferase 4-like, whose protein sequence is MAKGDEMLFSFRSIPNSITTSLLKLRKSNGTDELVLDILQGLYNCDYNVLLRSLQIWQILEGKGHEDVKNPSWIKYFPECHGEQKGCVEKIVKQCGNSIALVSKVPRVSLSLAAQLLKKVRSLKIIHLLRDPRAIMKSRKVLEWTPPPAGSLSLCRKMADDYLQSDIIKKDHPARLLTVFYEDLVTHPAETVQMMYDFAGYDFDEKEQSRLSNMTGMTPGNMPISSDRKTSLQVAMEWRTKINLTFLNAIDPGCKDLYKILGYPPLNSETDIHNSSIPLRIIG, encoded by the exons ATGGCAAAGGGAGATGAGATGCTATTTAGTTTTAGAAGTATTCCCAACTCAATAACCACTTCTCTTCTCAAGTTGAG aAAATCTAACGGAACAGATGAACTCGTCTTGGATATCTTACAAGGATTGTACAATTGTGATTACAACGTTTTGCTGCGCTCCTTGCAAATATGGCAAATACTGGAAGGGAAAGGGCATGAAGATGTGAAAAATCCTTCCTGGATAAAGTATTTTCCTGAATGTCACGGCGAGCAGAAAGGTTGCGTGGAAAAAATTGTGAAACAGTGCGGCAACTCTATTGCACTGGTGAGCAAAGTCCCTCGCGTCAGTTTAAGTCTAGCGGCACAACTGTTAAAAAAGGTACGCAGTCTAAAAATAATCCACCTTTTAAGAGACCCCAGGGCTATAATGAAATCAAGAAAGGTTTTAGAATGGACTCCTCCGCCGGCTGGTTCATTATCTTTATGTAGGAAAATGGCTGATGATTACCTTCAATctgatataataaaaaaagaccACCCGGCAAGACTGCTGACCGTTTTTTATGAAGATCTCGTAACTCATCCAGCAGAAACTGTTCAAATGATGTACGATTTCGCAGGATATGATTTTGACGAAAAAGAACAGAGTCGCCTGAGTAATATGACTGGAATGACACCTGGCAATATGCCTATATCTAGTGATAGAAAGACATCGTTGCAAGTCGCAATGGAATGGAGAACAAAAATTAACTTAACGTTTCTGAATGCAATAGATCCTGGGTGTAAGGATCTTTACAAAATATTAGGATACCCTCCATTAAATAGTGAAACCGACATACACAATAGCAGTATACCTCTTAGAATAATTGGTTAG